From Zavarzinella sp., one genomic window encodes:
- the ybeY gene encoding rRNA maturation RNase YbeY produces MIKVSISSPQEKMELPFQQLRTAVTTVLEGEKVGNAKIVLAFVEDQTIARLNMQFLQHEGPTDVLTFPYSGKKSKLLEGEIVIGVEVAMREAAERGHAVENELILYSIHGALHLCGYDDHDDEEQILMRQKEREYLKKLSLPDITSTEE; encoded by the coding sequence ATGATTAAAGTGTCGATTTCCAGCCCGCAGGAAAAAATGGAATTGCCCTTCCAGCAATTACGCACCGCAGTGACGACGGTGCTGGAAGGTGAAAAAGTAGGGAATGCTAAAATTGTGCTCGCTTTTGTTGAAGATCAGACAATTGCACGTCTGAATATGCAATTTTTGCAGCACGAAGGCCCCACAGATGTGCTCACTTTTCCATACTCAGGCAAAAAGTCGAAATTGCTGGAAGGTGAAATTGTGATTGGTGTGGAAGTGGCAATGCGGGAGGCAGCAGAACGTGGTCACGCAGTTGAAAATGAACTGATCTTGTACAGCATCCACGGTGCCCTTCATCTTTGTGGTTACGATGATCATGATGATGAAGAGCAGATTCTAATGCGACAAAAAGAACGGGAATATCTGAAAAAACTCTCATTGCCAGACATCACGAGTACAGAAGAATGA
- a CDS encoding DUF1559 domain-containing protein: MFGYSPPNRKAFTLIELLVVIAIIAILIGLLLPAVQKVREAANRSKCTNNLKQIGVALHAYHDVTGYLPSAGVSDQAPYGTGGSGWGSAWTVFILPYIEQDNIYRQLVFTGQSGWGAAATNNLTVTRNVKINTYLCPSSPVGDTAPSPMSGIGVAQANHYVSVCGAVPGLIPGFTETRTWVGNPATAGCCVGGILGGGGAMVPGVTKVTLPTIQDGTSNTILISEQNDFLFTQNGSKVRWGTGLLHGWMIGWHSSTSTWNGGSTDARIFQGTTVRYRINQKTGWTNAPGHCGASGVCDNIGTNIPLNSAHTGGVNALFGDGSVKFLRDSTQLNILAQLATRDDGIPVTLD, encoded by the coding sequence ATGTTTGGTTACTCTCCACCAAACCGAAAAGCGTTCACATTGATTGAATTGCTGGTTGTGATTGCCATTATTGCCATTTTGATTGGCCTTTTGCTCCCCGCCGTGCAGAAAGTGCGGGAAGCTGCAAATCGTTCCAAATGCACCAATAACCTGAAGCAAATTGGTGTAGCACTCCATGCCTACCACGATGTAACAGGGTATTTGCCATCGGCAGGTGTATCTGACCAAGCCCCTTATGGAACTGGTGGCAGTGGCTGGGGTTCTGCGTGGACAGTTTTTATCCTGCCATACATAGAGCAGGACAACATTTATCGACAATTGGTTTTCACAGGTCAGTCTGGCTGGGGTGCTGCGGCTACCAACAATTTAACGGTAACCAGAAACGTTAAGATCAACACCTACCTTTGCCCTTCTTCACCAGTAGGTGACACAGCTCCAAGCCCCATGAGTGGCATTGGTGTCGCACAAGCTAACCACTATGTATCTGTATGTGGTGCTGTGCCTGGATTAATTCCAGGTTTCACGGAAACCCGTACATGGGTTGGCAATCCTGCTACTGCAGGGTGCTGCGTCGGTGGGATTCTCGGTGGTGGTGGTGCTATGGTTCCAGGAGTTACCAAAGTAACGCTACCTACTATTCAGGATGGAACAAGTAACACTATACTCATCAGCGAACAGAATGATTTTCTTTTTACACAGAATGGATCAAAGGTTCGATGGGGAACTGGTTTGTTACATGGCTGGATGATTGGCTGGCATTCCAGCACTTCTACGTGGAATGGTGGCTCCACGGATGCCCGGATCTTCCAGGGAACTACCGTGCGTTACCGGATCAATCAGAAAACTGGTTGGACCAACGCACCAGGGCACTGCGGTGCTTCAGGTGTTTGCGATAACATTGGCACGAATATTCCATTGAACTCTGCCCACACCGGTGGGGTGAATGCTCTGTTCGGCGATGGTTCAGTGAAGTTCCTGCGGGATTCCACCCAACTGAACATTCTGGCTCAATTGGCCACCCGTGACGATGGTATCCCCGTAACACTCGACTAG
- a CDS encoding GH3 auxin-responsive promoter family protein yields the protein MFWDLVVGNRLARTVADAGLVQYARKRVRTLDSMDVNQIQEDTLFRLFRTARHTQFGIDHQFSHIRTVEEYQKLVPVRTYEDFWKNYWQHHYPNTAGATWPENPPYYALSSGTTSGATKYIPITKEMLASNRKTAFTTVSFFRNAFPQKKLFSGKFFFLAGNTNLRTETNNSRAGDLSAIAAIEVPSLTQPYTFPPMELSGIADWTVKVNKLAEAAAKLPITAISGVPSWILLLFDRLKQITGKNKIADIWPQLQLIIHGGIKFDPYRELFENEIGPDTEFCEVYPCSEGFVATEDPRYKKLRIIPDHQIFFEFIPLDQFQDGQLANPFPVRHTLATAEVGVPYAVALTTCAGLWSYLVGDTIEFESISPPLIRFTGRTKYFLSAFGEHLISEELEKAVASAAHATHSNVFQFHVGPVFPDNPKQPGHHLYLVEFGQLPASIDEFISLLDKELCHLNEDYDAHRQNDLSMLPPQILVVKPGAFLRWMLANGKGSVQHKVPRMDNSGKQTASIKNWMLENQEMISFS from the coding sequence ATGTTTTGGGATTTGGTTGTTGGTAATCGACTGGCACGCACGGTTGCAGATGCCGGTTTGGTGCAATATGCCCGCAAGCGCGTCAGGACACTTGATTCCATGGATGTCAACCAGATTCAGGAAGATACTCTCTTCAGGCTCTTTCGCACGGCACGGCATACACAATTCGGAATTGATCACCAGTTTTCCCATATCCGCACGGTAGAAGAATACCAAAAGCTAGTGCCGGTAAGGACTTACGAAGATTTCTGGAAAAACTACTGGCAGCACCATTACCCAAATACGGCGGGGGCCACCTGGCCTGAAAATCCCCCATATTATGCACTTTCTTCTGGTACCACCAGCGGAGCGACGAAATACATTCCGATCACCAAAGAAATGCTGGCATCCAATCGTAAGACCGCATTCACCACAGTGAGCTTTTTTCGTAACGCCTTTCCTCAGAAGAAGTTATTTAGTGGCAAGTTCTTTTTTCTGGCAGGAAACACCAACCTTCGTACGGAAACGAACAACAGCCGGGCGGGCGACTTGAGTGCGATTGCCGCCATCGAAGTGCCATCATTAACTCAACCTTACACCTTTCCCCCGATGGAGCTGAGTGGAATTGCCGATTGGACGGTGAAAGTGAACAAACTGGCAGAAGCTGCTGCTAAATTACCGATCACAGCAATAAGCGGGGTACCATCATGGATCTTACTGTTGTTTGATCGTTTGAAGCAAATCACTGGCAAGAACAAAATTGCTGATATCTGGCCACAGTTGCAATTGATTATCCACGGTGGGATCAAATTCGACCCGTATCGCGAGCTGTTTGAAAACGAAATTGGTCCCGACACGGAATTCTGTGAAGTTTATCCCTGTTCCGAAGGGTTTGTGGCTACGGAGGACCCACGTTACAAAAAATTGAGAATCATTCCTGATCATCAGATCTTTTTCGAATTTATCCCACTGGACCAGTTTCAGGATGGTCAATTAGCCAACCCGTTTCCGGTAAGGCACACGCTGGCTACTGCCGAGGTCGGCGTGCCTTATGCGGTTGCTTTGACGACCTGTGCGGGGCTATGGTCTTACCTGGTGGGGGATACCATTGAATTTGAATCGATTTCACCACCGTTGATTCGTTTCACTGGCCGCACAAAATATTTTCTTTCTGCATTTGGTGAGCACTTAATTAGTGAAGAATTAGAAAAAGCGGTCGCCAGCGCTGCCCACGCAACGCACAGCAACGTATTTCAGTTTCATGTGGGGCCCGTATTTCCGGATAATCCCAAACAGCCAGGCCACCACCTGTACCTCGTTGAGTTTGGTCAGTTGCCAGCCAGCATCGATGAATTTATCTCCTTACTGGATAAGGAGTTATGTCATTTGAATGAAGATTACGATGCCCACCGACAGAACGACCTGAGCATGCTGCCGCCACAAATCCTGGTGGTGAAACCTGGTGCATTTTTGCGCTGGATGCTGGCCAATGGCAAAGGCAGTGTGCAGCACAAAGTGCCACGCATGGACAATTCCGGCAAACAAACCGCAAGTATTAAAAATTGGATGCTGGAAAACCAGGAAATGATCAGTTTTTCATGA
- the lpxB gene encoding lipid-A-disaccharide synthase gives MHFFISAGEPSGEMHATNLIRALKTCQPDVQISGFGGDAMAAEGCQLLYPLSNHSVMGISAVLKQLRTFKRLLDQAEDFFRTQRPNALIMIDYPGFHWKLAERARKHGIPVYFFVPPQIWAWASWRVKKMKRLCDHVFSCLPFEHEWLEKHGVPTTYIGHPYFDELKRRQLDQHWIEGAQKGGPVIGLLPGSRNQEVLRNLKDMLGAAKLILSVLPQTRFLVASYNSLQADMATRILGNSALPVTVYVGKTPEIIAASQACLAVSGSVSLELMYYRTPAVITYRIKRLAKKIKPLIMNVRFITLVNLLADKQIFPEVISERDCSKLLANKMLDWLENPTQLQAVRAELTTLAEAIAQPGACAKLANWLTASHSPLKQQ, from the coding sequence ATGCATTTTTTTATCAGTGCTGGTGAACCAAGCGGAGAAATGCACGCCACCAACCTGATCCGTGCACTGAAAACCTGTCAGCCAGATGTGCAGATTTCCGGCTTCGGTGGTGATGCGATGGCCGCCGAAGGCTGCCAATTGCTTTACCCACTGAGCAACCATTCCGTAATGGGGATCAGTGCGGTCCTGAAACAACTCCGCACATTCAAACGGCTACTTGATCAAGCGGAGGATTTTTTTCGCACCCAACGCCCAAATGCCCTGATCATGATTGACTATCCTGGTTTCCATTGGAAACTGGCCGAACGTGCTCGAAAGCATGGCATACCCGTTTACTTTTTTGTCCCACCACAGATCTGGGCGTGGGCATCGTGGCGGGTCAAAAAAATGAAACGACTGTGCGACCATGTGTTTTCCTGTTTGCCATTTGAACATGAATGGCTGGAGAAACATGGTGTGCCCACCACGTACATTGGCCATCCATATTTCGATGAATTGAAAAGACGACAACTCGACCAGCATTGGATTGAGGGTGCACAGAAAGGTGGGCCGGTGATCGGCCTGTTACCAGGCTCCAGAAATCAGGAAGTTCTGCGCAATTTGAAAGATATGTTGGGTGCTGCAAAGTTAATACTTTCTGTACTGCCACAAACTCGCTTTCTAGTGGCGTCTTACAATTCCCTTCAGGCGGATATGGCAACCAGGATCCTTGGTAATTCCGCACTGCCCGTAACCGTATATGTGGGTAAAACGCCAGAAATCATCGCGGCTTCTCAAGCATGCCTGGCAGTTTCTGGTTCCGTCAGCCTTGAATTGATGTATTATCGTACGCCGGCAGTCATCACTTACCGAATCAAGCGACTTGCAAAAAAAATAAAGCCGTTGATTATGAATGTGCGGTTCATTACTCTGGTGAATCTGCTGGCAGACAAGCAAATTTTTCCCGAAGTGATCAGTGAACGCGATTGCTCTAAACTCTTAGCAAATAAGATGTTAGATTGGTTGGAAAATCCCACTCAACTTCAGGCGGTGCGGGCGGAATTGACAACACTGGCCGAAGCAATCGCCCAGCCGGGTGCCTGTGCCAAACTTGCGAACTGGCTGACAGCATCCCATTCGCCCCTCAAACAGCAGTAA
- a CDS encoding 1-acyl-sn-glycerol-3-phosphate acyltransferase produces MLDKASAIARGRLIAYLVGAYAQASFITLLIIGSYGQLIGQWNFNSIFSYQPKQIALVLGFFFFPMLLAAPALGLLHRFSQLKSFAITIQALICIIVLLFFFNENAPWLSFIGLIGILLATNLVIGNISLNSTLQQSGWSKPVLLGAILAAMFAGSTLALLVGSRLQLGISESVFIFSLISLVTTCLWANPPQNADRTFGVQRRLFQAGAQIWFSRFGRACWFGIVWWAFTLSALLAGVLRSNFFTDATNPTFPKTMLWFGLSVAGGALFSWFQRHSYRVAAGLVYGPVLILIGTTVGYFSHHWTWNLILVGIGIGMATTPIVHLYNLWTNHISPIFTTTWAIVGWVLGLAFTVILAYLLPQNSPQLQKYWVLATIVSSFGILILFILNFTLPAFEALLELLLWPVYRFRTSGQAILPTRGPCIIIANHAAYMDPVLLGKIVPSPMTPLMTSAFYDKKLIYPLMKLVGTIRVADAGFRKEAPELQEAVAALDRGECVVIFPEAYLRRKESQVLRRFGRGIWHILQDRPTIPVYCVWIEGNWGSFTSYFKGPPGKNKSIDFWRAISFGVHGPVELTEEILQDQMKTRQFLMQELLVARAELGLPPLEPGQIGMGESND; encoded by the coding sequence ATGCTGGACAAAGCAAGCGCGATCGCGCGTGGGAGGCTGATTGCTTACCTGGTCGGTGCGTATGCACAGGCATCGTTTATCACGTTGCTGATAATTGGCAGTTATGGCCAACTGATTGGTCAGTGGAATTTTAACAGCATTTTCAGCTATCAGCCGAAGCAGATTGCGTTGGTTCTTGGGTTTTTCTTTTTCCCGATGTTGCTTGCGGCACCCGCCTTGGGATTGTTGCACCGCTTTTCACAATTGAAGTCGTTTGCAATCACCATTCAGGCGTTGATCTGCATCATCGTGCTGTTATTTTTCTTCAACGAAAATGCCCCCTGGCTCAGTTTTATTGGCTTGATTGGAATTCTTCTTGCAACAAACCTGGTCATTGGGAACATTTCACTGAACTCCACATTGCAGCAAAGTGGGTGGTCAAAACCTGTCTTGCTGGGGGCTATTCTGGCTGCTATGTTTGCGGGCAGCACCCTTGCACTACTGGTGGGCAGTCGGTTGCAACTTGGAATTTCTGAGAGTGTGTTCATTTTCTCATTGATCAGCTTGGTTACTACTTGCTTGTGGGCAAATCCCCCACAGAACGCCGATCGCACTTTTGGTGTGCAGCGTCGTCTGTTTCAGGCTGGAGCACAGATCTGGTTTTCCCGCTTTGGGAGAGCGTGCTGGTTTGGGATTGTCTGGTGGGCATTCACACTAAGTGCTTTGCTGGCAGGAGTGTTACGGAGTAACTTTTTCACCGATGCAACAAACCCGACTTTCCCAAAAACAATGCTCTGGTTTGGTCTTTCAGTTGCGGGAGGTGCTCTTTTCAGTTGGTTTCAGCGGCACTCGTATCGCGTTGCTGCTGGCCTTGTTTATGGTCCTGTACTTATCCTGATCGGTACCACGGTGGGTTATTTTAGCCACCACTGGACATGGAATCTGATTCTGGTGGGTATTGGCATCGGGATGGCAACAACACCGATTGTTCACCTTTACAACCTGTGGACCAATCACATTTCGCCGATTTTCACTACCACATGGGCAATTGTTGGCTGGGTACTGGGACTCGCCTTTACGGTCATCCTGGCGTATCTGTTGCCACAAAATTCGCCACAACTTCAGAAATATTGGGTACTTGCAACGATTGTCAGTTCTTTTGGCATACTGATCCTGTTTATTCTCAACTTTACTTTGCCCGCCTTCGAGGCGTTACTGGAACTGCTTCTTTGGCCTGTTTACCGGTTCCGTACCAGTGGGCAAGCAATTTTACCCACACGTGGGCCGTGCATCATTATCGCCAACCACGCCGCCTACATGGATCCGGTACTGTTAGGCAAAATTGTCCCCAGCCCAATGACACCACTGATGACGAGTGCTTTTTATGATAAAAAACTCATTTATCCTCTGATGAAACTGGTGGGCACTATTCGGGTGGCTGATGCTGGTTTTCGAAAAGAGGCACCTGAGTTGCAGGAGGCCGTTGCCGCACTGGACCGTGGAGAGTGCGTCGTTATCTTTCCTGAAGCATATTTGCGACGCAAGGAAAGCCAGGTGCTTCGCCGCTTTGGACGCGGAATATGGCATATTCTTCAGGACCGACCCACCATTCCTGTGTATTGTGTCTGGATCGAAGGGAATTGGGGCAGTTTTACTTCGTACTTCAAAGGGCCACCTGGAAAAAACAAGTCGATTGACTTCTGGCGTGCAATTTCGTTTGGCGTCCATGGTCCGGTAGAGTTAACTGAAGAAATTTTGCAGGATCAGATGAAAACCCGTCAATTTCTAATGCAGGAATTGCTTGTTGCACGCGCGGAACTGGGGCTACCACCACTGGAGCCAGGTCAAATTGGCATGGGGGAATCCAATGATTAA
- the rseP gene encoding RIP metalloprotease RseP has protein sequence MDKPENNNLSTVSQQAPRKSTNYGSLVMLMIVIFGIYYLQLNVLELGLAALGLGLVIFIHELGHFLAAKWCDVHVETFSIGFGQALPFCQFKYGETTYKIGWIPLGGFVKMVGEGENGDSEDAEEDPRSFKNKSVYQRMLIISAGVIMNVIMGCTCFLIAYKHGVEEPPAVVGYVSVGSPAWEADIRAGDRIQKIASIEKPSFDDIKPTIMSSSKGEAIPLIVDGDEKTRELTLVATRAPDELYPTIGIGPANQLKMPRKLPPMLELMKLPRPGRLAVDENGNGFQANDQIVACSYDPTDPKKVSDIPTYVDPDGVTKRVYEEFARRQKLMLGKPMIVVVEREGKRFHFEVAVPYAREIPGVRFQMGRLAALRANGPAATAKADDGSDSRMKTANVEDHTGGDRLVAIQVTTNEGGIKRFVEEKSKDQKVGIEEVLYDPFQLSFELEKWAATSTNLEVKIEVLRSPTGDEKTGKLMTFTTKWDKVLESNGESIGGRNAPMAISGLGLAYYIDLTVDTIDPESLAAKNGLREGDIITEVRFSELVKKDQFKMGSWDTLNLHSGAALFGLMQNRPSDAMELKVKRTDGSGENIITLPLECKENKSWPLEDRGLMLAYDTQIKKADTYLDALKLGGKRTIRTLKNIYQTLYATVFRQISLKSISGPLSIANISYKIAGYDRWQFLVFLGLVSINLAVVNFLPIPVMDGGHMVFLIYEKIRGKPAPDRVMDWALIIGLVLILMLFAFAMYNDIRRLFF, from the coding sequence GTGGATAAACCGGAAAATAACAATCTCTCAACCGTAAGTCAGCAGGCACCGCGTAAAAGCACCAATTACGGTTCGCTGGTGATGCTGATGATCGTCATATTCGGCATTTATTACCTGCAACTGAATGTTCTGGAACTGGGTCTGGCAGCACTGGGGCTGGGGCTGGTGATCTTTATCCACGAATTGGGCCATTTTCTGGCTGCCAAATGGTGCGATGTTCACGTAGAAACCTTCAGCATTGGATTTGGGCAGGCGCTGCCGTTCTGCCAGTTCAAATATGGCGAAACCACCTACAAAATCGGCTGGATCCCATTGGGCGGTTTCGTCAAAATGGTGGGTGAAGGCGAAAACGGCGACTCTGAAGACGCTGAAGAAGATCCACGTTCATTTAAGAATAAGTCGGTCTACCAGCGAATGCTGATTATTTCTGCGGGCGTCATCATGAACGTGATCATGGGATGCACCTGCTTCCTGATTGCTTACAAACATGGTGTCGAAGAACCACCAGCCGTTGTTGGTTATGTCTCGGTTGGCTCACCCGCATGGGAAGCAGATATTCGGGCTGGTGATCGAATTCAGAAAATTGCCAGCATCGAGAAACCCTCGTTTGATGACATCAAACCCACCATCATGAGTTCTTCCAAAGGGGAAGCTATTCCTCTGATCGTTGATGGAGATGAGAAAACGCGGGAATTAACACTTGTTGCGACGCGTGCACCTGATGAGCTTTATCCCACCATTGGTATCGGGCCGGCCAATCAGTTGAAAATGCCTCGAAAATTACCGCCGATGCTGGAATTAATGAAATTGCCGCGTCCCGGACGATTAGCCGTTGATGAGAACGGAAATGGCTTTCAGGCGAATGACCAGATCGTGGCATGCTCTTATGATCCCACCGACCCAAAGAAAGTCAGCGATATCCCCACTTACGTTGACCCGGATGGTGTCACGAAGAGGGTATATGAGGAATTTGCCCGACGCCAGAAGCTGATGCTCGGCAAACCGATGATTGTTGTCGTGGAAAGGGAAGGAAAACGCTTTCATTTTGAAGTTGCTGTACCTTATGCACGTGAAATACCTGGTGTGCGTTTTCAAATGGGGCGACTGGCAGCACTTCGTGCCAATGGGCCCGCTGCCACCGCCAAGGCTGATGATGGTAGCGACAGTCGGATGAAAACTGCCAATGTCGAGGACCACACTGGTGGGGATCGGCTCGTAGCTATTCAGGTTACCACCAACGAAGGTGGGATCAAACGCTTTGTTGAAGAAAAGAGCAAAGACCAAAAGGTGGGGATTGAAGAAGTACTTTATGATCCATTCCAATTGTCGTTTGAATTAGAAAAGTGGGCAGCTACCAGCACGAATCTGGAAGTTAAAATTGAAGTACTGCGCAGCCCAACGGGCGATGAAAAAACTGGCAAATTAATGACCTTTACCACCAAATGGGACAAAGTTCTGGAATCGAATGGTGAATCGATCGGTGGTCGGAATGCACCCATGGCCATTTCTGGTTTGGGGCTGGCTTACTACATCGATTTGACTGTAGACACAATCGATCCAGAATCACTTGCAGCAAAAAATGGTCTGCGGGAAGGGGACATCATTACCGAAGTTCGTTTTTCCGAACTGGTGAAGAAAGACCAGTTCAAAATGGGTTCCTGGGATACGCTCAATCTGCATTCCGGCGCTGCGCTATTCGGTTTGATGCAGAACCGACCAAGCGATGCAATGGAATTGAAGGTAAAACGGACCGATGGAAGTGGTGAAAACATTATTACCCTGCCCCTGGAATGTAAAGAAAACAAATCCTGGCCACTGGAAGACCGTGGGCTGATGTTGGCGTACGATACGCAAATCAAAAAAGCGGATACTTATCTGGATGCGTTGAAGTTGGGTGGGAAACGCACTATCCGAACTCTGAAAAATATCTACCAGACGCTTTACGCCACAGTATTCCGCCAGATTTCGCTGAAAAGTATCAGTGGGCCACTGTCGATTGCGAATATCTCCTACAAGATTGCTGGATACGACCGTTGGCAGTTTCTGGTGTTTCTGGGGCTGGTCAGCATCAATCTGGCAGTCGTCAACTTCCTGCCAATTCCTGTGATGGACGGTGGGCACATGGTGTTTCTCATTTATGAGAAAATCCGTGGCAAACCAGCCCCGGATCGTGTTATGGATTGGGCATTGATCATCGGGTTGGTGCTCATTTTGATGCTGTTTGCGTTCGCTATGTATAACGACATCCGACGATTGTTCTTCTAG
- a CDS encoding rhodanese-like domain-containing protein, whose protein sequence is MIKQIHPTQAAELLAQTEDVLLVDVREPWEYEYAHIHESILIPLGELSERHDELDLTKPIIVYCHHGVRSLSGAAILQQHGAANVASMAGGIDAWSRLIDPKIPKY, encoded by the coding sequence ATGATTAAACAAATCCACCCCACACAGGCGGCAGAGCTGCTTGCTCAAACCGAAGATGTCTTACTTGTCGATGTTCGTGAACCGTGGGAGTATGAATACGCCCACATCCATGAGAGTATTTTAATTCCTTTGGGTGAATTGTCCGAACGTCACGATGAGCTGGATCTGACCAAGCCAATTATTGTTTACTGCCACCACGGGGTGCGTAGTTTATCGGGTGCGGCAATCCTGCAGCAGCACGGTGCAGCCAATGTTGCCAGCATGGCAGGTGGCATCGATGCCTGGAGCAGATTGATCGATCCAAAAATCCCAAAATATTAA
- a CDS encoding deoxyribodipyrimidine photolyase, which produces MPTFNDYRIRKLNDAPLNPSGSYVFYWMQISRRMTSNHALDYAVHMANELKHPLVIYEGLRLDYPWANARHHTFLLQGMKDNYFAAKKLGVNYWPYLETASQPARGLLHGIVKNASLIVTDDYPVFIVPQQSAAVAGKTDVQMVAVDSNCMIPLELLGEQVKAAAHIRPRIHRLFVESYGQQATANPLERLVNRSVVAPPFELWEDWEDPAEVVSMLPIDQSVTPVATTAGGAVAAQNALDYFVTNKLHNYSEGRNNPDDPARTAASGLSVYLRNGHLAIQDVVNRVLHHDEPWTPDKMNLANKNKREGYFCGDPNVNSFLDEALTWRDVGYHWHHCRNKQHGIPQVRLVDLDGETIPTYYDLKSTLPEWAQVTLGKHDRDQRDYTYSLQEWENSATHDELWNAAQTELVTTGKIHNYLRMLWGKKVLEWSPDHQTAYTVLEHLNNKYALDGRDPNSYTGILWCFGLFDRPWAPERQVFGSIRFMSSGNTAKKYKLDGYYRYVRGLKKRQSS; this is translated from the coding sequence ATGCCAACTTTTAACGATTACCGCATTCGCAAGTTGAATGACGCACCTCTGAATCCAAGTGGGTCTTATGTTTTCTACTGGATGCAGATTTCCAGACGCATGACAAGTAACCATGCTTTAGATTACGCAGTTCATATGGCCAATGAGCTGAAACACCCATTGGTTATTTATGAAGGATTGCGACTCGATTACCCGTGGGCAAACGCACGCCACCACACGTTTTTGTTGCAGGGAATGAAGGATAACTACTTTGCAGCAAAGAAGTTAGGTGTCAATTACTGGCCTTATCTGGAAACAGCAAGTCAGCCCGCACGTGGGCTGCTACATGGGATCGTGAAGAACGCCAGTTTGATTGTCACAGATGATTACCCCGTGTTTATCGTCCCGCAGCAATCGGCAGCAGTTGCAGGGAAAACTGATGTGCAAATGGTTGCAGTGGATAGTAACTGCATGATTCCACTGGAACTGCTGGGCGAGCAGGTGAAGGCAGCGGCCCACATTCGCCCGCGGATCCATCGATTGTTTGTGGAAAGTTATGGGCAACAAGCAACTGCAAATCCCCTGGAACGTCTGGTTAATCGTTCGGTGGTGGCTCCACCTTTTGAATTGTGGGAAGACTGGGAAGATCCCGCCGAAGTGGTTTCGATGTTACCAATTGATCAATCTGTAACACCCGTTGCCACCACAGCAGGTGGTGCAGTTGCTGCCCAAAACGCACTGGATTATTTTGTCACAAACAAGTTACACAATTATTCGGAAGGCAGGAACAATCCGGACGATCCTGCCCGCACGGCAGCAAGTGGATTAAGTGTCTACTTGCGAAATGGCCATCTTGCTATTCAGGATGTGGTCAATCGTGTGCTGCACCACGATGAACCGTGGACGCCTGACAAAATGAACCTTGCTAACAAAAATAAGCGGGAAGGGTATTTTTGTGGTGATCCCAATGTGAACAGTTTTCTTGATGAAGCCCTCACCTGGCGTGATGTCGGCTACCACTGGCATCATTGTCGCAATAAGCAACATGGCATCCCACAGGTTCGGCTCGTGGATCTCGATGGCGAAACGATTCCTACGTACTACGATTTGAAAAGCACCCTGCCAGAGTGGGCCCAGGTAACCCTTGGCAAGCACGATCGGGATCAACGGGATTACACCTATTCTCTGCAGGAGTGGGAAAACTCTGCAACGCACGATGAACTATGGAATGCCGCTCAGACAGAATTAGTGACCACAGGCAAAATTCACAACTATCTGCGAATGCTGTGGGGAAAAAAGGTGCTGGAATGGTCGCCTGATCATCAGACTGCGTACACTGTTCTGGAACATTTGAACAACAAATACGCGCTTGATGGCAGAGATCCCAACTCTTACACGGGAATTTTGTGGTGCTTCGGGTTATTCGACAGACCATGGGCACCCGAGCGTCAGGTATTTGGATCAATCAGATTCATGTCTTCAGGAAATACCGCGAAAAAGTACAAGTTGGATGGGTATTATCGTTATGTCCGCGGGCTTAAAAAGCGGCAGTCGTCGTAA